Proteins encoded within one genomic window of Acidobacteriota bacterium:
- a CDS encoding glycosyltransferase family 4 protein produces MKICIVTEYYYPLLGGISEHVHNTGLQLLRMGHEVWIITSNQIRREGNAEYWPDKSPFTIVRIGRSWGAHWNGSVTNVTLGFKNLWTDMRAVMLRERFDIVHVHSPLVPTLPLIGILATPCHRVATFHSYFDHSLFYWALRHVAQRYFIDKLDGQIAVSQSCLRALEPYFRMNARIIPNGIDLDAFSPDAPTLSKYDDGKLNLLFLSRLEPRTGLDLMLQAFDIVKRQQPQVRLVVVGDGPRRAEYELMVPREYAHDVDFVGPVLAERASYYRTADIYCAPISKASFGMTLLEAMASGTPIVATENDGYRDLLGPEEGVLVPHGDPQTFADAILTLLADKDLRARMGRAGLAKAAHYAWPKIAEQLVSFYEEILSRPREALRALADGRR; encoded by the coding sequence ATGAAGATCTGCATCGTCACTGAGTACTACTATCCGCTCCTCGGGGGAATCAGCGAGCACGTCCACAATACGGGCCTGCAGTTGCTCCGCATGGGCCACGAGGTGTGGATCATCACCTCGAACCAGATCCGGCGCGAGGGCAACGCCGAGTACTGGCCGGATAAGAGCCCGTTCACGATCGTGCGGATCGGGCGCAGTTGGGGCGCGCACTGGAACGGCTCGGTGACCAATGTGACACTGGGCTTCAAGAACCTATGGACGGACATGCGTGCGGTGATGCTGAGGGAGCGGTTCGACATCGTGCACGTCCACTCCCCCCTCGTCCCGACCCTGCCGCTGATCGGGATCCTCGCGACGCCGTGCCACAGGGTGGCGACGTTTCACAGCTACTTCGACCACAGCCTGTTCTACTGGGCCCTGCGGCACGTGGCCCAGCGCTACTTCATCGACAAGCTCGATGGGCAGATCGCGGTGTCGCAAAGCTGTCTGCGCGCGCTCGAGCCGTACTTCCGGATGAACGCCCGGATCATCCCGAACGGCATCGACCTCGACGCGTTCTCGCCGGACGCCCCGACGCTGTCGAAGTACGACGATGGCAAGCTGAATCTGTTGTTTCTGAGCAGGCTCGAGCCGCGCACCGGATTGGACCTGATGCTTCAGGCCTTCGATATCGTCAAGCGCCAGCAACCGCAGGTCCGCCTCGTCGTTGTCGGCGACGGCCCGCGGCGCGCGGAGTATGAACTGATGGTGCCGCGGGAGTACGCGCACGACGTCGATTTTGTCGGGCCGGTGCTCGCCGAGCGGGCGTCGTACTATCGGACCGCCGACATCTACTGCGCGCCCATCAGCAAGGCGTCGTTCGGCATGACGCTACTCGAGGCCATGGCGTCTGGCACGCCGATTGTCGCCACTGAGAACGACGGCTATCGCGACCTGCTGGGTCCCGAAGAAGGGGTCCTGGTGCCGCATGGCGACCCGCAGACATTCGCCGACGCGATTCTGACGTTGCTGGCCGACAAGGACCTCCGCGCGAGGATGGGCCGGGCCGGGCTCGCAAAGGCGGCGCACTATGCGTGGCCGAAGATCGCGGAGCAGTTAGTATCCTTCTACGAGGAGATCCTGAGCCGTCCTCGAGAAGCCCTGAGAGCCCTTGCAGACGGCCGCCGATGA
- a CDS encoding polysaccharide deacetylase family protein — MIYRVIGLVTLAHVGAALVVSRLARAFSLFPVCGVGRWIAAFLVVDAVVLYAMLERRAPVFGRIWWQGPAHRAVVSLTFDDGPNEPYTSRVLDVLRQANVKATFFLLGTNAERYPEAVRRIVADGHELGNHTVDHAVLPLRGPGHIRSTIRAASDIIEKICGVRPRLFRAPHGWRNPWVDSIARQEGCEPVAWTLGVYDTDRPGADAIRQRVVDRLANGCIILLHDGRGSEWHADASQVIDALPGIIDEAHRRGYLFATVGQLIAGEPAR, encoded by the coding sequence ATGATCTACCGCGTCATCGGCCTCGTCACGCTGGCGCACGTCGGGGCGGCGCTTGTGGTCAGCCGCCTGGCGCGAGCCTTCTCGCTTTTCCCCGTGTGTGGTGTGGGCCGATGGATCGCGGCCTTTCTCGTCGTCGATGCCGTCGTGCTGTACGCCATGCTCGAGCGGCGGGCACCGGTGTTCGGACGCATCTGGTGGCAGGGACCGGCCCATCGCGCGGTCGTCTCGTTGACCTTTGATGACGGACCAAACGAACCCTACACGTCGCGCGTGCTCGACGTGCTCCGGCAGGCCAACGTGAAGGCGACGTTCTTTCTGCTCGGGACCAATGCCGAACGCTATCCGGAGGCCGTGCGCCGCATCGTGGCCGACGGCCACGAGCTCGGCAACCACACGGTTGACCATGCCGTGCTTCCATTGCGGGGACCAGGTCACATCCGGTCGACGATTCGCGCGGCATCCGACATCATCGAGAAGATCTGCGGCGTGCGCCCACGCCTGTTCCGGGCTCCGCATGGCTGGCGAAATCCGTGGGTTGATTCGATCGCGCGCCAGGAAGGCTGCGAGCCAGTCGCGTGGACGCTGGGCGTGTACGACACGGACCGCCCTGGGGCGGACGCGATCCGCCAGCGTGTCGTCGACCGCCTCGCGAATGGATGCATCATCCTGCTGCACGACGGCCGCGGCTCGGAGTGGCACGCGGACGCGAGCCAGGTTATCGACGCCCTGCCCGGCATCATTGACGAGGCCCACCGGCGCGGCTATCTCTTCGCGACGGTTGGCCAGTTGATCGCCGGGGAGCCTGCTCGATGA